The following coding sequences lie in one Candidatus Obscuribacterales bacterium genomic window:
- a CDS encoding TIGR03943 family protein — MTVNVKSSASRRRRRSPYIPWQMILDLLAIAAWSWLLLKYWITGTINVLLHPDYHWLAITAGIFLAILAVVKLQQIVQGVRSQRPLPKMPHTTLFPLGMSSTLLLGVAILGFIVTPRPFASDLAVQRGVADTLIMTRSQPQSFRTSTRPEERSVIDWVRTLNVYPEPDAYTGQPVRVEGFAVHSRELSDDYLTITRFVITCCAADVYPVGLPVKLPTNRLDYPADTWFRVEGEMITETLNGIRQLVIQATALTEIPEPANPYDY; from the coding sequence ATGACTGTCAATGTGAAATCGTCCGCCTCCCGCCGCCGTCGCCGATCGCCCTATATTCCCTGGCAGATGATCCTCGACCTGCTGGCGATCGCCGCTTGGAGTTGGCTGCTGTTGAAGTATTGGATCACTGGCACCATTAATGTGCTGCTGCATCCGGACTATCACTGGCTGGCGATCACCGCCGGCATTTTCTTGGCCATTCTCGCCGTTGTTAAACTACAGCAGATTGTTCAAGGGGTGCGATCGCAGCGTCCTCTGCCGAAAATGCCCCACACGACCCTATTTCCCTTAGGCATGAGCAGCACCCTACTGCTTGGGGTCGCCATCCTAGGATTCATCGTCACGCCCCGCCCCTTTGCCAGCGATCTAGCCGTACAGCGCGGGGTTGCCGATACGTTGATTATGACGCGATCGCAGCCCCAGTCGTTTCGCACCAGCACCCGTCCGGAAGAGCGCTCTGTGATTGACTGGGTACGCACCCTAAATGTCTACCCTGAACCCGATGCCTACACGGGTCAGCCGGTGCGGGTGGAAGGCTTTGCCGTGCATTCCCGCGAACTCTCAGACGATTACCTGACCATCACCCGCTTTGTGATCACCTGCTGTGCTGCCGATGTCTACCCGGTCGGCTTGCCGGTGAAGCTTCCCACCAACCGCCTAGATTACCCAGCCGATACCTGGTTTCGGGTGGAAGGTGAAATGATCACAGAAACCTTGAACGGCATCCGGCAATTGGTGATTCAAGCCACGGCGTTGACCGAAATTCCAGAACCAGCCAATCCCTACGACTACTAA
- a CDS encoding permease, with protein MTVKLTNALTLFFSLLVEAMPFLLLGVLLSSLLLLFVDERRLIAVMPKHPLAGALAGSLAGFLFPVCECGNVPVARRLLIQGAPSSMAVGFLLAAPTVNPIVFWATWTAFRDQPEIVFLRIFFSLAIAVIVGWTFSRQVDLRPMMQPSVARLMPTPVPPSQIGQSALLQSGTFLLDAAGQPIRLDNLVAAGGTIISRPFSERLQLMIDNVTQEFRELGGMLVIGSAIAAAVQVFVPRDIILSLGQGPITSILAMMALAWVVSICSTVDSFFALAFASTFTSGSLLAFLVFGPMIDLKNIGLLLTVFRGRTILYLFMLAGQLTFLFCLVMNLYIS; from the coding sequence ATGACAGTTAAACTCACCAATGCTCTCACGCTATTTTTCAGTTTGCTTGTAGAAGCCATGCCGTTCCTGCTGTTGGGAGTATTGCTATCGAGCTTACTGCTGCTGTTTGTGGATGAACGTCGGTTGATTGCCGTCATGCCCAAACATCCGCTTGCCGGAGCCTTGGCCGGCAGTCTGGCAGGATTTCTCTTCCCGGTATGCGAGTGTGGCAATGTACCGGTAGCACGACGGCTGTTGATCCAGGGGGCTCCATCCTCCATGGCGGTTGGCTTTCTCCTCGCGGCTCCCACGGTAAATCCCATTGTATTTTGGGCCACCTGGACAGCATTCCGCGATCAGCCAGAAATTGTTTTCCTGCGAATCTTCTTTTCTCTAGCGATCGCTGTCATTGTTGGCTGGACGTTTAGCCGGCAGGTGGATCTACGTCCAATGATGCAACCATCGGTGGCGCGGCTGATGCCCACCCCCGTGCCACCATCTCAGATAGGACAGTCGGCCCTATTACAGTCAGGTACCTTTTTACTAGACGCTGCTGGGCAGCCGATTCGCCTGGATAACCTGGTGGCGGCTGGGGGAACCATCATCTCTCGCCCTTTTTCAGAGCGGTTGCAGTTGATGATTGATAACGTGACCCAGGAGTTTCGGGAACTGGGGGGCATGTTGGTGATTGGTAGTGCGATCGCTGCCGCCGTTCAGGTCTTTGTACCTCGGGACATTATTCTGAGTTTGGGACAGGGGCCGATCACCTCCATCTTGGCGATGATGGCCTTGGCTTGGGTGGTCTCCATTTGCTCCACGGTAGACTCCTTTTTTGCCCTCGCCTTTGCCTCCACCTTTACCAGTGGCTCCTTGCTGGCATTCCTCGTCTTTGGCCCGATGATCGACCTGAAAAATATCGGACTGCTGCTAACGGTCTTTCGAGGACGCACCATTCTCTATCTATTTATGCTGGCGGGACAGCTCACCTTCTTGTTTTGCCTGGTGATGAACCTTTACATTAGCTAA